From the Chionomys nivalis chromosome 18, mChiNiv1.1, whole genome shotgun sequence genome, the window TATTCCAAACAAGTTTGAATAAATGTACAACATCATATATTCTTCTTTCTAGGGAAGAATAAGCCAAAGTCAGCAAAGAGCTGAGTCAGACAATGTTGACAAAAGCAACAAAGGATATCTAAGACACATGACCTAAGGAGATAAACCAGAAAAATACAGCCACTCATATAGGGGTTCCCAGTTATGGAAACCTTTACTACTTTGAGGCCCTGACCCTAGCTGCCAACCAAACCTTATCAAGCCTGTCCCTGGGTAACGGTGTCTTCATCATTTAATCAGGACCTTGGAGAAAGCCTTGTGTTGGTCTGACACCAATAAACGGAAGGTATAGGTCTGAAAATGAGTACCCCCAAACTAAAGATATATGAAGAAACCACCagtttgtaaaagaaattaaaaatattatatttaaagatAGTTTGATCAACTGTCCCATCCCAGAAAGCATGAGCTATTTAATGAAAATCTCAGTACTATGCATGTGATCTGTTCCTATGAGTTACTGGTCAGGGGTGTACCAAAGCACCACAAACCATACAGGCTATTACAATTGCTCTTGGATGCCCACCATAACTAAATGGAATGCTAAGATCCTATTGCCAAAGATACCCATTTTGGTTGTGGGTATCAGTCTAAGACTAATCAGGAAGCATTCACCCTGATAGCTAGCTCTCATAGCACTTGAATGTGCCAATCATGCTGATGGAAAGAAAAGACACCAGTggtcctccccagtgctggaccCTGCATGCTACAATACCAACCTACCAGGCAAGGTGTAACCACTGATGCAATTATAAGCATAAATGTTCTGGTGTAACAAACTACTTTTTGGTTGTATTTGAGGCCTATACACAGGAGGAATTTTTTGTCTGGTATTGCAAATCTTATCAGAAGCCCATCATTGGGTCAAGCATAGACACAAGGGTGATCTTACTGGTGTTGTTTCTCTAGTCATATGGTcaaactgccttttttttttttttttttttttttggttttttgagacagggtttctctgtagctttggagcctgtcctggaactagctcttgtagatcaggctggtctcgaactcccgagtgctgggattaaaggcatgagccaccaccgcctggctcaaacTGCCTTCTTTATGTTTATGCTGATACACAGACAATTGTGTTCCTTTCCATCTTcatcagagaaaagcagagatgaATTAAGTGGCTAAAGTGCTGAAGAAAAGTATTACTGTGAGTGTTTAGATGTAGAGGGGATATCTGTCTCAACATACTTCTATGCAAGACTGAAAACTTTGTGGAAGAGTaggtagaaagaatgtaagatctGGAGGGCTAGAATTAAAGCTATGacacaatgactttttttttttttttttttttttgattttcgagacagggtttttctgtagcttttggttcctgtcctggaactagctcaggctggcctcgaactcacagagatccgcctgcctctgcctcgacacaatgacttttatttatttttattttttttccccacccactgagacagtgggtctgatctattgggagctcaccaaggccagctggactgtgactgaaaaagcatgggataaaaccggactctcttaacatggcagacaatgagagctgatgagaggccaaggacaatggcatggggttttgatcctacttcatgttctggctttgtgggagcctagagagtttggatgttcaccttcctagacctggatggagtggggaggaccttggactttccacagggcagggaatgctgactgctcttggggctggagagggaggagaagaggagtaaggggagggggagaggggcgggaggaggggtagggaaatgggaggcagggaggaggcggaaaatttttttttcaataaaaaataattttaaaaatcacaatgaCTTTTAAATATGGCATTGTGCACATCTATTAACAGAGGCTATGGTTGCCTGTACCAAACCTGCAGAAGATCAAGATAATcaagcttttatgtgggtgtgaGGTGTCTGGAGGCCCCACATTTCATGGAGGAGCTATCAGTAGTTTATGGCTGCTGATTGACAATGAATCACTTTCATAAGGGTTATGGCAGCCAAGAGGTTGCTCAACGTCCAGTGAATAATACATTGCATAGGATCAGAACTAATTACAGTGAGGGAGAATTAAAATAATAGCAACCATAAGAAAAGAAGACATGGGATCAGTAGTGAGAAAGATTGGTGGGACCCAAAGAGAATAGGGGACAAGTAATGTGGCATGGGTGAGATCAAAATGAATTGTATATATCTATGTAAttatcaaagaaaaatgaaaatattatcttaaaaagaataaataaatatcagtttctgttgattttattttagtacAATAGGTAGAATTAAGATGATCTTAGAAAGGGGCTCTGGGAAAGGGTAGCAGATTATGTTCATGTTTAACTCAGAAGCGTTGACTGGTCTTGATGAGATATTCTGTCTGGCAGTTCTGGACTATGATTTCATTGAGGAAGAAGCATATGGTATTTCTGTTATTTGCTACTAAGTAGCAACACAGGCTCCAAGGTCTCAGAGCTGCTATTCCTTCTTCCAATCACACTGGTCGGAGTAGAAGTTACTTTGCAACCTAAAATATAACataagaacaaatgaaaacatgatctgagccgggcggtggtggcgcacgcctttaaacccagcactcaggaggcagaggcaggcggatctctgtgagttcgaggccagcctggtctagaagagctagttccaggacaggaaccaaaaaagctacggagaaaccctgtctcaaaaattaaataaataaataaataaataaataaataaataaataacatgatCTGACTGCTTTGAGACTAAAAGAGAACTAAAATGGGGAGGGATGGATTATGGTTACAATTAACAAAAGGGTCCCTAGGGTGAGATCACAAATTGCAAACAGTAATTATATTAAGCCTTTCTAGATCACGATTTCAAAAATCACCTCCCtttgctggatagttttatgtcaacttcacacaagctaatgtcatctgagaggagagaacctcatttaagaaattaattttataagaTGTGGCTGTAGGcaagcattttcttaactagtaatTTATGGGGTaggacccagtccattgtgggtggtgccttccctgggctggtggtcttgagttctgtaagaaagtatgcagagaaagccatggggagcaagccaataagaagtgttcctccatggcttctgcatcagttcctgcttccagattcctgcccttcATGAGTCCCTGCCCTAACTTCCatgatgaacaatgatgtggaagtctaagccaaataaattctttccttcttAAGTTGTTTTGAgtcaaccctaactaagacatttccCACATAAGTCATATATGAACTACCCACTGACCATCCAGTGTATACAAAACCTTCCTGGGGGATGTGGATATAAGGAATAAACAAATACACTTTAAGAAAAAATTCTGGAGTTAATATAGACATTAGTAATTTCCATGAATGATAGTTTCGATTTGTTTAAGTACTTGATAAGACTTCCTATTACATATTTACAAGATGGTAGCTAatctagaaacaaacaaatcctAAGTAGTCCTGACTTCTTGTAGAATATAAAATTGTTGGCATAATGATTAGTAGTTGGGGAAAATTATAAGAATATCACTGGGAGAGAGCATAGACATGTCAAGGCTTCTTTTGAGTTGGTGAAGGAACACTTATCTACCTTCATCATGCTCTCACTGTCACTTACTTGCACTGTGCACTTTGAGGGCTTTCTTCAAGGTGGAGGTCAGGGGGAATGTGCCCTGACCACAGAAAGAGCCAGTGAAGTCATCCATATCAATAGCCCAGATCATGGCACCTCCAAAACTGTTATTCTTAAGCCACTGAGCCTGGTTAAGGAAAAAAGGACAGCAGGAGTCACTTTGCTTCCTGGGACTCAGAGTCAGGGCCCAGCACATCAGCACCACTGACCTTACCTTGATATGAAAGCTCTTGATATTGTCATAGCCAACCCACTCATTACCATGGTAGGCATAGGGCACTTGTTGAGCAGCATTCCAGACCTGAGTGGCGCCATTGTTCAGGAAAGTGCAAATCTTAAAAAAGTTAAGAATTTCAGATCCTTTAAATCGTAATTCCATGTAAGAAAAAGTGTGTATACACagttgttttccttccttgtctTATCTCCACAAGACTTTCCCCAATTCTCTAATTGATTACATTTGTAGTTGAGAATATtcagatgtgttttattttgtttactggATATCACACCCAAGGTCTTGCCAATAGTAAGTGCTATACCATTAACCTTCGTCcacatttgttgttttgtttgtttgtttgtttgtttgtttgagagaggatctcaatTTATACAGCTTAGACTCACTTCAAAATGGTGATACTTCTGCCTCTGTCTATCAAATACAGGGATAATGGGTGTGATGCACCATGTCTGCCAAACATATGAATAATATATCACTATGTGATATAAgcccatttttatttctctggtaCTGGAGAATGAAGCTAGGACTATATATGTCCTAGGCAAGAGATGAACAACTGAGATCTATCTCCATCTTAAGCTACTTTTTAAACATTCACAGATggtaaatattataattttgttaatttttagttCTGGAATTCATAGTAATCTGAGACTTTTGAttgtttacatattttttatttatggaaATATATAAATGTTCTTAGGAATATGGTGTGTAAATTGGAAGGACTGTGTTACtaactttttatcatttttggTTACTTAGAGACTATGGTATAAAAATTTAAGTCCTTGAAATAACATTCTGCTTAGTACAAGTAGGAGATAAAATGAAAGAGTCAGCATATTTTTCAGGTTTCGTACAAGAAATTCTCAGGGCATACTAAGCCACCTACTGACCTCATAGTAGGCCCAGAGTCCagttttctttgtgtagggcCCTGGATGGCCACCACGATTGCTAGGTGCACCAATTCCAGTTTTAGAAGAGTCACTCAGGATGAAGGTATGTCCATATGCTGGGAATCCAACAATGAGCTTCTCAGGTGCTGCCCCTTTGTTCTTCCAGTTGTCCATGATGTATTTCTACAGTGGCAAAAGTTAGCTGTAGGACCCAAGCCACTGAACACCTATGATTAGTTATGCTAGCTCTTCCTTCTCTCAGTTCAAATTTCTCCATGCTAACTTAAAAGTGATTAGTTAGTTTCttctaaaaaatttaataaatatgaatttatagTCAATGAGACATGATTTGTGACTTAGGAAGATGACATTTGCATTatttgtgttgatgttttttgcCTAAATCTCGATATGATTTGTCTCTTCACTTATCTGTGTTATCTTACTATGTTGTGGAAGGCCTTGATGCCAGTTTCAGTTGGAGATTTATATAATGGACTGTTTTCTCCAGTGTAGCCTTCCCAAGCTCCATGGAGGTCATATGTCATGACTTGAATGTAGTCCAAGGACCTATGTATAAGGAAAATTCTTAAAATCATTTCATATGGCTATTCTCCATACCTATGACAGCAAAGCACCTTTTACTAAACCTCCGAGCAAAGTCTTTGGGCAGCAAGACATGCCAAAGAAGAGAAAACTCTGCTCACATTGTACTAGTATAAGACAATGTGCATCACTCACTGTGACAGTTGTGGGACCTCATGGCCAGATTTGATTGTGGAGATGGCACCATCAACTGCGGCAGTGACCAACAGTCTGGGCTTT encodes:
- the LOC130889703 gene encoding acidic mammalian chitinase-like, yielding MFKLILIIGLNLLLNAHLDSAYQLMCYFNNWAQYQSDVEGIKPDDIDPCLCTHLIYSFAGIWKNNITMTKKKASDDYKNFNNLKKRNNQLKTLLSLGCWNFGAAPFVTMVTTPESRQSFVTSVIKFLRKYGFDGLNLFWQYPGCHGSPPRDKHLFTVLIQEIRKAFEEEVSKNKKPRLLVTAAVDGAISTIKSGHEVPQLSQSLDYIQVMTYDLHGAWEGYTGENSPLYKSPTETGIKAFHNIKYIMDNWKNKGAAPEKLIVGFPAYGHTFILSDSSKTGIGAPSNRGGHPGPYTKKTGLWAYYEICTFLNNGATQVWNAAQQVPYAYHGNEWVGYDNIKSFHIKAQWLKNNSFGGAMIWAIDMDDFTGSFCGQGTFPLTSTLKKALKVHSASCKVTSTPTSVIGRRNSSSETLEPVLLLSSK